In Numenius arquata chromosome 20, bNumArq3.hap1.1, whole genome shotgun sequence, the following proteins share a genomic window:
- the LOC141474087 gene encoding natriuretic peptides B-like, which produces MQLPGLCCGASLLLLLVLSWAGPQPAGGEHSAELRSLQDLLEALGQLREEEGEPGLEDEPLAEAEDDGSEWYLPGAESGPPAAPVPAPSPPQPAEGQNQWRSLLSSYRRRHFSGCFGMRMERIGAQTGLGCNQYKARFWRRGRS; this is translated from the exons GCGGggcctcgctgctgctgctgcttgtcctGTCATGGGCAGGACCACAGCCGGCTGGCGGCGAGCACAGTGCGGAGCTGCGGTCACTGCAG gaCCTCCTGGAGGCCCTGGGGCAGCTccgggaagaggaaggggaaccGGGCCTGGAAGACGAGCCGTTGGCCGAGGCTGAGGACGACGGCTCCGAGTGGTACCTGCCGGGGGCGGAGAGCGGCCCGCCGGCTGCCCCGGTCCCGgcgcccagccctccccagccggCGGAGGGGCAGAACCAGTGGaggagcctcctctcctcctaCAGACGGAGGCACTTCTCCGGCTGCtttgggatgaggatggagaggatCGGCGCGCAGACGGGGCTGGGATGCAACCAGTACAAAGCCC GTTtctggaggagagggagaagctgA